The following coding sequences are from one Paenibacillus sp. FSL R5-0912 window:
- a CDS encoding TIGR00266 family protein produces MKYDVLYDGAFAMLKVVLESGESVKAEMGAMVAMSPNVELRGTVDGGLMRGLGRMLSGEKFFFQELTATRGQSEVLLSPGAIGDIQAIELDGSYKLMVQKDGFLAGTHGIQVNTKMQNLTRGLFSGEGFFIVEISGKGTVFLSSFGAIHAINLGPGEEMIIDNGHLVAWPDYMEYKVEKAASGWLNSLTSGEALVCRFRGEGVVLVQTRNPGSFGTWIKSFVPNRP; encoded by the coding sequence ATGAAATACGATGTGCTGTATGACGGCGCTTTTGCCATGCTGAAGGTAGTCCTGGAGTCAGGAGAAAGTGTGAAGGCGGAGATGGGGGCGATGGTCGCCATGTCGCCGAATGTGGAGCTGAGAGGAACGGTAGACGGCGGTCTCATGCGGGGCCTCGGCCGGATGCTGAGCGGGGAGAAATTCTTCTTCCAGGAGCTGACCGCCACCCGCGGACAGAGTGAAGTGCTGCTCTCACCAGGGGCAATCGGGGATATTCAAGCCATTGAGCTGGACGGCTCGTACAAGCTGATGGTGCAGAAGGATGGTTTCCTGGCTGGAACCCACGGCATTCAAGTAAACACCAAAATGCAGAATCTGACCCGCGGTTTATTCTCCGGCGAAGGCTTCTTCATTGTAGAAATCAGCGGCAAAGGTACCGTCTTCCTCTCCTCCTTCGGAGCCATTCACGCCATTAACCTCGGCCCTGGCGAGGAAATGATCATTGATAACGGTCACCTCGTGGCCTGGCCGGATTATATGGAGTATAAAGTGGAAAAGGCAGCCTCCGGCTGGCTGAACAGCTTAACCAGCGGGGAAGCCCTGGTCTGCCGGTTCCGCGGCGAAGGTGTTGTTCTGGTCCAGACCCGCAATCCCGGAAGCTTCGGGACGTGGATCAAGTCCTTCGTGCCGAACCGGCCGTAG
- a CDS encoding TetR/AcrR family transcriptional regulator, producing the protein MKKTETKVEPVTSAAPENTENTGHADNAAKEPADPYMQRILEAARQLFTESGLEAVSMYGIAKRAGIGQGSLYRRFTDKGEICSALLLDSTEQFLSGMEQQLAASAGETAALAHLQSSIEQVVGFIEQYAELLNMIKSEFTGKKQLTQFEHPFFQRLGRIMSELLHRASANGEIIGIDPRFAATALISVLSPDLYLYEQKRNGSSKEEISQGIVALFITGLSKR; encoded by the coding sequence ATGAAAAAAACAGAAACGAAAGTTGAACCTGTAACATCAGCAGCTCCCGAGAACACAGAGAACACAGGGCACGCAGATAACGCTGCAAAAGAACCCGCCGATCCTTATATGCAGCGGATACTCGAAGCGGCCCGCCAGCTGTTCACCGAGAGCGGCCTCGAAGCTGTCAGTATGTACGGCATCGCCAAACGGGCCGGCATAGGACAGGGATCGCTGTACCGCCGCTTCACCGATAAGGGCGAAATCTGTTCGGCTCTGCTGCTGGACAGCACCGAGCAGTTTCTGTCGGGGATGGAACAGCAGCTTGCTGCCAGCGCCGGTGAAACGGCTGCCCTCGCGCATCTGCAGAGCAGCATTGAGCAGGTCGTTGGTTTCATTGAGCAATATGCGGAGCTCTTGAATATGATCAAATCTGAATTCACAGGCAAGAAGCAGCTTACCCAGTTCGAACATCCTTTTTTCCAGCGGCTCGGGAGGATTATGAGTGAACTTCTGCACCGTGCATCCGCGAATGGAGAGATTATCGGGATTGATCCCCGCTTCGCTGCCACAGCACTGATCTCTGTACTTAGTCCCGATCTTTACCTGTATGAACAGAAACGGAACGGCTCCTCCAAAGAGGAAATCTCGCAGGGAATTGTTGCATTGTTCATAACCGGCCTCTCCAAGCGCTGA
- a CDS encoding TetR/AcrR family transcriptional regulator produces MPKKVDHDERRNHLAEAAWRIIRRDGLEAVSVRNVAREAGMSLGSLRHYFASQSELLAFSMRLVSERSYQRVEVFQYSGNPREDVERLIHELMPIDEERRAEAEVWLAFVGRAAADPAIQALKQEVHNGLYSGFCQMMEYLDAVNLLRQDLDLDREIKTLHALVDGLVVHSVIYPEMVTPEDMIMLISSHFDKLMA; encoded by the coding sequence ATGCCAAAAAAAGTGGACCATGACGAACGCCGTAATCATCTGGCGGAGGCGGCTTGGCGGATCATCCGGCGTGATGGTCTGGAAGCTGTATCCGTGCGGAATGTTGCCAGGGAGGCGGGCATGTCGCTGGGATCGCTGCGGCATTATTTTGCCAGCCAATCCGAGCTGCTTGCCTTCTCCATGAGACTGGTGAGTGAACGAAGTTATCAGAGAGTTGAGGTCTTTCAATACTCGGGGAATCCCCGGGAGGATGTGGAGAGGCTGATTCATGAATTAATGCCCATTGATGAAGAGAGGAGAGCGGAAGCGGAGGTCTGGCTGGCTTTTGTCGGACGGGCAGCAGCGGACCCCGCCATACAGGCGCTGAAACAGGAAGTACATAACGGGCTGTATAGCGGCTTCTGCCAGATGATGGAGTACCTGGATGCCGTGAATCTGTTAAGACAGGACCTGGATCTGGACCGCGAAATCAAGACGCTGCATGCATTAGTAGACGGATTGGTCGTCCATAGTGTAATCTATCCCGAAATGGTAACACCGGAAGATATGATTATGCTCATTTCCAGTCATTTCGACAAGCTGATGGCTTAA
- a CDS encoding ABC transporter permease translates to MTTVFYRRLLREYSPAILLVLLILAVWETVSRLGLIPPFILPAPTAIWSALMEERRLLFGVHLPATLLEVLTGFALSVFCGSLLGTGMHLFRPMAKALYPLLIISQTIPLVALSPLFIMWFGYTLWSKVAVVFLTAFFPVVVGTYDGLGKNTEQYRELLLTLGANRWQILRKAAVPLALPSFFSGLKLSVVYCVIGATIGEWLGGSQGLGYFSRRMAGNLQSADMFAAVVLLSALGITLFLCIATLEKLFLKKRGRYS, encoded by the coding sequence ATGACAACCGTCTTTTATAGAAGATTGCTGCGGGAATACAGCCCGGCTATTCTGCTCGTGCTGCTGATCCTTGCAGTCTGGGAAACGGTGTCCCGGCTGGGGCTGATTCCTCCGTTCATCCTGCCGGCCCCCACTGCCATCTGGAGCGCTCTGATGGAGGAGCGGCGTCTGCTCTTCGGTGTGCACCTGCCCGCAACGCTGCTTGAGGTACTAACAGGCTTCGCTCTGTCCGTCTTCTGCGGCAGTCTGCTGGGAACGGGCATGCATCTATTCAGGCCGATGGCCAAAGCGCTGTATCCGCTGCTGATTATCAGCCAGACGATTCCGCTGGTTGCCCTCTCTCCCCTGTTTATCATGTGGTTCGGCTACACCTTGTGGAGTAAGGTCGCCGTAGTGTTCCTGACCGCCTTCTTCCCGGTGGTTGTCGGCACCTACGACGGGCTGGGCAAGAATACGGAGCAGTACCGCGAGCTGTTGTTGACGCTTGGCGCGAACCGCTGGCAGATTCTCCGCAAGGCTGCTGTTCCGCTGGCCCTGCCGTCCTTTTTCTCCGGACTGAAGCTGTCGGTAGTGTACTGTGTCATCGGCGCTACCATCGGCGAATGGCTGGGTGGCAGCCAGGGGCTCGGTTACTTCAGCCGGAGAATGGCCGGCAATCTGCAGAGTGCCGATATGTTTGCCGCTGTTGTGCTGCTGTCCGCTCTTGGGATCACTCTGTTTCTTTGTATTGCTACGCTTGAGAAGTTATTTTTGAAGAAAAGAGGACGTTATTCATGA
- the thiM gene encoding hydroxyethylthiazole kinase, with protein MSFVSKVRQANPLVHNITNIVVANFTANGLLALGASPFMADALEEVADVAAMSGAVVLNIGTLNEAAIASMVKAGQAANRHGVPLVLDPVGAGATPYRTDVTAKLLGELQLTALRGNVAEVANVAGESWASKGVDAGAGDGDVIALANKAARKLDCVVIITGKEDIITDGTRTYIASNGHSILTQVTGTGCLLSAVVGAFLAVSGGNVLEAAAEAISFYGVAAEIAAEAAEGQGPGSFQMEFLNQLSLVTPDIYSSRSRLQLLEQ; from the coding sequence ATGTCTTTTGTATCTAAGGTACGGCAGGCAAATCCGCTCGTACATAACATTACCAATATTGTTGTGGCTAATTTCACCGCTAACGGACTGCTGGCGCTGGGGGCTTCCCCGTTCATGGCCGACGCACTGGAAGAGGTGGCGGATGTTGCCGCGATGTCCGGGGCGGTCGTGCTGAACATCGGTACACTGAATGAAGCCGCCATCGCTTCAATGGTGAAGGCCGGACAAGCCGCGAACCGGCATGGTGTCCCGCTCGTGCTCGATCCCGTTGGAGCAGGCGCTACACCGTACCGCACTGACGTTACCGCGAAGCTGCTCGGTGAGCTGCAGCTGACCGCTCTGCGCGGCAATGTGGCCGAAGTTGCCAATGTCGCCGGAGAGAGCTGGGCGAGCAAAGGCGTCGACGCCGGAGCAGGTGACGGCGATGTGATTGCCTTGGCGAACAAGGCTGCGCGGAAGCTGGACTGCGTGGTGATCATCACCGGCAAGGAGGATATCATTACCGACGGCACGCGCACCTACATCGCCAGCAACGGCCATTCCATCCTGACCCAAGTGACGGGAACCGGCTGTCTGCTCAGTGCCGTAGTAGGCGCATTTCTTGCAGTAAGCGGCGGGAATGTGCTTGAGGCAGCTGCCGAAGCAATCTCGTTCTACGGCGTGGCAGCCGAGATTGCCGCTGAAGCCGCGGAAGGACAAGGACCCGGCAGCTTCCAGATGGAGTTCCTGAATCAATTGTCCCTGGTCACACCAGATATCTACAGCAGCCGGTCACGCCTGCAGCTGCTTGAACAATAA
- a CDS encoding ABC transporter substrate-binding protein encodes MTPIRYTRYLYPRSAQPYKLLPYVLLLSVLLVLPGCAGNNGPAGSGSSLASSAPAAAADGTAHKLTIMLDWYPNAVHSFLYAAQSEGYFAEEGLDVEIQMPADSNDALKLVAAGQVDLALSYQPQVLMARGEQIPVKSVAALVRHPLNHLMVSADSGITRPGELSGKQAGYSSIPLYEAMLHTMIQTDGGDPASLKLIDVGFELIPALSTGRVDGIMGGFINHEQLILEQEGHPVRSFNPVDYGVPDYYELVLVASDQGLQDSSAYFQKFMNAARKGQQFVTKQPEQALKLLLEHQDATAPLDEAIEKRSLEILLPLMDAGSQPFGYQDTASWENVRKWLSEGGLLAEEVDSADAFINL; translated from the coding sequence ATGACTCCAATCCGCTATACCCGTTATCTCTACCCCCGTAGTGCTCAACCTTATAAGTTGCTGCCTTATGTACTGCTCCTGTCTGTTCTTTTGGTTCTGCCCGGCTGCGCCGGCAATAACGGGCCGGCTGGCTCCGGCTCATCATTGGCATCATCCGCTCCGGCGGCAGCCGCAGACGGTACAGCCCATAAGCTGACGATCATGCTCGACTGGTATCCTAATGCCGTTCATTCCTTTTTGTATGCAGCTCAGAGTGAGGGGTATTTTGCCGAAGAGGGGCTTGATGTTGAGATACAGATGCCTGCCGACAGCAACGACGCGCTGAAGCTGGTAGCTGCCGGACAAGTCGATCTGGCCCTCAGCTACCAGCCGCAGGTGCTGATGGCCCGGGGAGAGCAGATTCCGGTCAAATCCGTCGCCGCTCTGGTACGGCATCCCCTGAACCATCTCATGGTTTCCGCAGACAGCGGAATAACCCGCCCCGGAGAGCTCTCAGGCAAGCAAGCCGGTTACTCCTCCATTCCGCTGTATGAAGCCATGCTGCACACTATGATCCAAACCGATGGCGGCGATCCCGCCTCCCTGAAGCTGATTGACGTTGGCTTTGAGCTTATCCCTGCCCTCTCCACCGGGCGTGTGGATGGAATTATGGGCGGCTTCATCAACCATGAGCAGCTGATATTAGAACAGGAAGGCCATCCTGTGCGTTCGTTCAATCCGGTAGACTACGGGGTTCCTGATTATTATGAGCTGGTGCTGGTCGCAAGTGACCAGGGTCTACAGGATTCCTCGGCATATTTCCAAAAGTTCATGAATGCTGCGCGCAAGGGTCAGCAATTCGTCACTAAGCAGCCGGAGCAGGCGCTGAAGCTTCTGCTGGAGCATCAGGATGCCACCGCACCGCTTGATGAAGCCATCGAGAAGCGCAGCCTGGAAATTCTGCTGCCGCTTATGGACGCCGGGTCACAGCCCTTCGGATATCAGGATACCGCTTCCTGGGAGAATGTCCGTAAATGGCTGAGCGAGGGCGGTCTGCTGGCAGAGGAAGTTGACAGTGCAGATGCTTTTATTAATTTATAG
- a CDS encoding ABC transporter ATP-binding protein, with product MLPHPMINIANLSYSFGAASRAPVFSEISMKVRRGEFISVVGASGCGKSTLFKIIAGLLEPGSGEVALHGQPSKNALERLGQVGYMPQRDLLLPWRTVLDNCLLPWELKRSGSKEEAVIQIRSMLQQFGLGETGAAYPHELSGGMRQRVAVLRTLAAGNELLLLDEPFGALDAITKRELHRWLLELWSGLEKTVLFITHDLEEALLLSDRIYLMTGGAGGGMQEFITGLPRPRHHSLNYEPQFVALRKELELKLNDNRLL from the coding sequence TTGCTTCCCCATCCTATGATCAACATCGCGAACCTGTCCTATTCTTTCGGCGCAGCTTCAAGGGCTCCGGTCTTCTCCGAAATCTCCATGAAGGTCCGCCGCGGGGAGTTCATCTCCGTCGTGGGGGCCAGCGGCTGCGGCAAAAGCACGCTGTTCAAGATTATCGCCGGCCTGCTGGAACCCGGCAGCGGCGAGGTTGCACTGCACGGGCAACCGTCCAAAAACGCCTTGGAGCGGCTCGGCCAGGTCGGATATATGCCGCAGCGGGATCTCCTGCTGCCGTGGAGAACCGTGCTGGACAATTGCCTGCTGCCCTGGGAACTGAAGCGGAGCGGCTCCAAAGAGGAAGCCGTTATCCAGATCCGCAGCATGCTGCAGCAGTTCGGTCTTGGTGAGACCGGAGCTGCGTATCCGCATGAGCTGTCGGGTGGCATGCGCCAGCGGGTTGCGGTGCTCCGCACCCTTGCCGCCGGGAATGAGCTGCTCCTGCTGGACGAGCCGTTCGGGGCGCTGGACGCCATAACCAAGCGGGAGCTTCACCGCTGGCTGCTGGAATTATGGTCGGGACTGGAGAAGACTGTGCTGTTCATTACCCATGACCTTGAAGAAGCGCTTCTGCTTAGCGACCGCATCTATCTGATGACCGGCGGTGCCGGGGGCGGTATGCAGGAGTTCATCACCGGTCTGCCCCGCCCCAGACATCACAGTCTGAATTACGAACCGCAGTTTGTTGCCCTGCGGAAGGAGTTGGAGCTGAAGCTGAATGACAACCGTCTTTTATAG
- a CDS encoding amino acid ABC transporter ATP-binding protein, giving the protein MIEIRDLHKSFGPLQVLKGVDLTVEHGQVMVIIGPSGSGKTTLLRCFNLLETPDKGSLALNNIKLDFTPGGKIPQRTVLSLRQQTGMVFQSYNLFPHMTALGNVMEGQVTVQKRSREEARTKALALLDKVGLGDKADTYPHQLSGGQQQRVAIARAMAVEPEVLLFDEPTSALDPELVGEVLKVIKQLAREGMTMVIVTHEMKFAADVADRIILMDNGVILEQGTPQQVLEQTKNPRALQFLNRLSGEV; this is encoded by the coding sequence ATGATTGAAATACGTGATTTACATAAATCCTTCGGTCCGCTGCAGGTCTTGAAGGGTGTTGATCTTACAGTTGAGCATGGCCAAGTGATGGTCATCATCGGACCTTCCGGCTCCGGCAAAACCACCCTGCTGCGCTGCTTCAACCTGCTGGAGACCCCGGATAAGGGCAGTCTGGCTCTGAATAATATTAAGCTGGATTTCACTCCCGGCGGCAAAATTCCACAGCGTACCGTGCTGTCTCTTCGCCAGCAGACCGGAATGGTCTTCCAGTCCTACAATCTGTTCCCGCATATGACGGCACTCGGCAATGTAATGGAGGGTCAGGTGACCGTTCAGAAGCGTTCCAGGGAGGAAGCCAGAACGAAGGCGCTTGCCCTGCTGGATAAGGTAGGACTGGGTGACAAGGCGGATACCTATCCGCATCAGCTGTCCGGCGGCCAGCAGCAGCGCGTGGCGATTGCCCGGGCGATGGCGGTCGAGCCGGAGGTGCTGCTCTTCGATGAGCCAACCTCAGCGCTCGATCCGGAGCTGGTCGGTGAGGTGCTAAAGGTCATAAAGCAGTTGGCCCGGGAAGGAATGACGATGGTCATTGTTACCCATGAGATGAAATTCGCGGCCGACGTGGCCGACCGGATCATCCTAATGGATAACGGAGTCATTCTGGAACAGGGAACTCCGCAGCAGGTGCTGGAGCAGACGAAGAATCCGCGCGCCCTGCAGTTCCTGAACCGGCTCAGCGGAGAAGTCTAA
- the fur gene encoding ferric iron uptake transcriptional regulator — protein MNRVANISQQFAAQNYKLTPQREAIVRVLLDNEKDHLSVEEVYMLVKRSYPHLGLATVYRTLELLCELHIVEKMNFGDGVARYDLRGDDHVHMHHHLICSVCGKLEEIKDDWLVDLEARLAREYGFSVTDHRLDFKGTYNTCKGNGCKGDKECRAVS, from the coding sequence GTGAACCGAGTAGCAAATATCAGCCAGCAGTTTGCGGCACAGAATTATAAGCTTACGCCACAGCGCGAGGCTATAGTAAGAGTATTACTGGACAACGAGAAGGATCACTTAAGCGTGGAAGAGGTCTATATGCTGGTCAAGCGCAGTTATCCGCATTTGGGACTAGCGACCGTATACCGTACCTTAGAGCTGCTGTGTGAGCTTCATATTGTAGAAAAGATGAATTTCGGCGATGGCGTTGCCCGCTATGACCTGCGCGGTGACGATCATGTTCATATGCACCACCACCTGATCTGCAGTGTATGCGGCAAGCTCGAGGAGATCAAGGATGACTGGCTGGTGGACCTTGAAGCGCGGCTGGCCCGTGAGTACGGCTTCAGCGTGACCGATCACCGGCTTGATTTCAAAGGTACCTATAATACCTGCAAGGGAAACGGCTGCAAGGGTGATAAAGAATGCCGGGCTGTTTCCTGA
- a CDS encoding S-layer homology domain-containing protein, translated as MSIKKNTIAAFTAVTLLTFSFSGQIFAAGSSFKDIDSVTGKDKINSLKQQGLIKGISDTQFLPASTVTTAQGVQFISGGLQLSLAAIDFNKAPVASAIFSKVKDNAWYAEAFINAHYNDVDIPADIDPSKPITKELFTSLLIQGVEKAGNLPMINIVPVDIADADALEPSYQGTIQRSLKYNINTLDANGKFNPKSQLTRAEAAIMLYNALDYLNSRSDAATQN; from the coding sequence ATGAGTATCAAAAAAAACACGATCGCAGCTTTTACAGCCGTAACGCTTCTTACCTTCTCTTTCAGCGGACAGATTTTTGCAGCCGGCAGCAGCTTTAAGGATATTGACAGTGTAACCGGTAAGGACAAAATCAACTCTCTGAAGCAGCAGGGCCTGATCAAAGGAATATCAGATACCCAGTTTCTGCCTGCATCCACTGTAACTACAGCACAAGGCGTTCAGTTTATCTCGGGCGGACTCCAGCTTAGCCTGGCCGCAATTGATTTCAACAAGGCACCCGTAGCCAGTGCGATCTTCTCCAAAGTAAAAGACAACGCCTGGTACGCAGAAGCATTCATCAATGCGCACTATAATGACGTGGATATTCCCGCTGATATTGATCCATCCAAACCGATTACCAAAGAGCTGTTCACCAGCCTGCTGATTCAAGGCGTTGAAAAGGCAGGCAACCTGCCGATGATCAATATCGTTCCGGTGGACATCGCCGATGCAGATGCGCTTGAGCCGTCCTACCAGGGCACAATCCAGCGGTCCTTGAAATACAACATCAATACACTGGATGCTAACGGCAAGTTCAACCCGAAGAGCCAGCTCACCCGCGCCGAAGCGGCAATTATGCTCTACAATGCACTGGACTATTTGAATTCACGCAGTGATGCAGCAACACAGAACTAA
- a CDS encoding amino acid ABC transporter substrate-binding protein, which translates to MKKLSLTILLLLTMALVAACGNNNNNNNNSATGGNAAAEPTAAATDSAAPAEQNSLEAVKASGKLRIGTEGTYAPFTYHDADGKLTGFDVEIAEEVSKRLGVEAEFIETQWDGIFAGMDAKRFDTIFNEVSITDERKVKYDFSDPYIVSKAVLIVSEDNEDIKSFADLKGKKAGQSLTSNLGKIATDNGAEIVSTEGFNQAIDLLTSGRIDATVNDGLSFLDLKKQKPDIKIKQVDEIAEGSYSAAVFLKGNDELVQAVNEALTAIHDDGTYLKISEKYFGADVSK; encoded by the coding sequence ATGAAAAAACTTAGTCTGACAATTCTGCTGCTCCTGACCATGGCCTTGGTTGCGGCATGCGGCAACAACAATAACAATAACAATAATTCAGCAACAGGCGGCAATGCGGCGGCTGAACCCACTGCGGCGGCTACAGATAGTGCTGCACCTGCTGAGCAGAATAGTCTGGAAGCTGTCAAAGCCAGCGGCAAGCTGCGTATCGGAACAGAAGGCACCTATGCCCCGTTCACGTATCATGATGCCGACGGCAAGCTGACCGGTTTCGATGTGGAAATTGCTGAAGAGGTATCTAAACGTCTGGGCGTGGAAGCCGAGTTTATCGAGACACAGTGGGACGGTATTTTTGCCGGTATGGATGCCAAGCGGTTCGATACGATCTTCAACGAAGTTTCCATTACGGATGAGCGCAAAGTGAAATATGATTTCTCCGATCCGTATATCGTATCCAAGGCTGTGCTGATCGTCAGTGAAGATAATGAAGACATTAAATCATTCGCGGACCTCAAAGGCAAGAAAGCCGGCCAATCCCTGACAAGCAACCTCGGTAAGATTGCAACGGATAACGGGGCAGAGATTGTATCCACAGAGGGCTTCAATCAGGCGATTGATCTGCTGACCTCCGGCCGGATTGATGCAACCGTCAATGATGGCTTGTCCTTCCTGGATCTGAAGAAGCAGAAGCCGGATATCAAGATCAAGCAGGTTGACGAGATTGCAGAAGGCTCGTACAGTGCAGCGGTCTTCCTGAAAGGTAATGATGAGCTTGTACAGGCGGTGAATGAAGCGCTGACTGCCATTCATGATGATGGGACATATCTGAAGATTTCCGAGAAATACTTTGGAGCTGATGTATCGAAATAA
- a CDS encoding amino acid ABC transporter permease: MDDRKIQIFLDSLLPLFKAGVAFTIPLTLVSFALGLTLAIITALVRLSSWRIPKLIAGFYVWVIRGTPLLLQLFIIFYGLPTVGIVLDPFIAAVIGFTLSVGAYSSEIVRAAILSIHKGQWEAAFSVGMSRGQALRRVILPQAARVSVPPLSNSFISLVKDTSLAASITYVEMFRKAQQITATTYEPLLLYCEAGLFYLLFCSVLSVLQKYLEKRLDRYSAS, translated from the coding sequence ATGGATGACCGCAAAATACAAATATTTCTCGACTCACTGCTGCCTCTGTTCAAAGCCGGGGTGGCTTTTACCATTCCGCTGACCCTGGTCTCCTTTGCACTTGGGCTTACACTTGCTATAATTACTGCACTTGTGCGTCTCTCTTCCTGGAGAATTCCGAAGCTGATTGCCGGCTTCTACGTCTGGGTTATCCGCGGAACACCGCTGCTGCTGCAGCTGTTTATTATTTTCTACGGGTTGCCTACGGTAGGCATTGTGCTTGATCCGTTCATCGCAGCTGTGATCGGCTTCACCCTTAGTGTCGGGGCATATTCCTCAGAAATTGTCCGGGCGGCTATTCTGTCGATACATAAAGGCCAATGGGAGGCTGCGTTCTCCGTCGGTATGAGCCGTGGACAGGCTTTGCGGCGGGTGATACTGCCTCAAGCTGCCCGTGTATCGGTACCGCCATTATCAAATTCATTCATTAGTCTGGTGAAGGATACATCACTTGCAGCAAGCATCACATATGTAGAAATGTTCAGAAAAGCTCAGCAAATTACAGCCACTACCTATGAACCGCTGCTGTTATATTGCGAAGCGGGATTATTTTATCTGTTATTTTGCTCAGTATTATCGGTGCTGCAGAAATACCTGGAGAAGCGGCTGGACCGGTATTCGGCCAGTTAA
- a CDS encoding DHA2 family efflux MFS transporter permease subunit, giving the protein MNQTLKQDADFRLSGILVPLLAIIAGVFMVVLDSTAMNVALSRLVVDFNTDLHTLQWVVTGYMLAQASVIPLSGWLSDRFGAKNVFLTAVIVFTIGSILCATPSSAEWLVVFRVLQGLGGGCVLPVGMAYVYRLAPKSKVGVVMGIMGIPVLFAPAIGPVLSGWLVEYHSWRWIFLINIPIGIICVLIGLRKLPNAAKNTVPGMDKFGMVLGPLAFASLTYGVSQGAQSWTSDKTLIGLSLGAVALIAFVIAELRSKTPLLELRILKSVDFTTGIIVQWIAQFGLYGALFLLPQFLQQARGFGAFDTGLTLLPQAIASGLMMPIAGILFDRIGVRWLVVCGLSLVSGALFQYSHVDLTTQSRDLILPLIMCGAGMGMMMMPMNTHLLNKAPGNLVNRVTSLTNSMQQVINSLAVSTLVTILTARTSARGLEMQEAAAAAGQTVDGASKEALQLAKQTVLAQGFADTFHIMIFVALGGAVLGLLLRRGRKSESGGSKEKVVPEIMHG; this is encoded by the coding sequence ATGAATCAGACCTTGAAGCAGGATGCCGATTTCCGGTTATCCGGCATTCTAGTTCCGCTGCTGGCTATTATTGCCGGCGTATTTATGGTTGTGCTGGACAGTACCGCAATGAATGTGGCATTGTCCAGACTAGTGGTGGATTTCAATACAGACCTGCATACGCTGCAGTGGGTTGTAACCGGGTATATGCTGGCGCAGGCTTCGGTCATTCCGCTGTCAGGCTGGCTGTCTGACCGGTTCGGGGCTAAGAACGTCTTTTTGACAGCTGTTATTGTGTTTACGATCGGCTCCATTCTGTGTGCAACGCCAAGCAGTGCAGAATGGCTGGTCGTATTCCGGGTATTGCAGGGTCTCGGAGGGGGCTGTGTGCTCCCGGTCGGGATGGCTTATGTGTACAGACTGGCTCCCAAGAGTAAAGTCGGCGTTGTTATGGGAATTATGGGGATTCCCGTGCTGTTCGCACCCGCGATTGGTCCAGTACTGTCCGGCTGGCTGGTGGAATATCATTCCTGGCGCTGGATCTTCCTGATTAATATCCCCATCGGTATTATCTGTGTGCTGATTGGGCTGCGAAAGCTGCCGAATGCGGCGAAGAACACCGTTCCCGGCATGGATAAATTCGGAATGGTTCTCGGACCGCTGGCGTTTGCTTCACTCACTTACGGTGTAAGTCAGGGGGCGCAGAGCTGGACCTCGGACAAAACGCTAATCGGGTTATCCCTGGGAGCTGTTGCACTGATTGCCTTTGTCATTGCCGAGCTGCGTTCCAAGACCCCTTTGCTGGAGCTGCGAATTCTGAAATCTGTGGATTTCACCACCGGAATTATCGTGCAGTGGATCGCCCAGTTCGGCTTATATGGCGCCTTATTTCTACTGCCGCAGTTTCTGCAGCAGGCGCGCGGCTTCGGCGCATTTGATACCGGCCTAACCCTGCTGCCGCAGGCCATTGCTTCCGGGCTGATGATGCCAATTGCCGGCATTCTGTTCGACCGGATCGGGGTGCGCTGGCTGGTGGTCTGTGGACTCAGTCTGGTCTCAGGAGCATTATTCCAGTATTCCCATGTCGATCTGACTACCCAGAGCCGTGATCTCATTCTTCCGCTAATCATGTGCGGTGCAGGGATGGGGATGATGATGATGCCGATGAATACGCATCTGCTGAACAAAGCGCCAGGTAATCTCGTCAACCGGGTAACCTCTCTCACCAACTCCATGCAGCAGGTTATTAACTCGCTTGCAGTGTCGACACTGGTTACGATTCTGACGGCCAGAACTTCTGCACGTGGTCTTGAAATGCAGGAGGCGGCAGCCGCTGCCGGGCAGACGGTGGACGGAGCCTCAAAGGAAGCCCTCCAGCTGGCCAAGCAGACTGTATTGGCCCAAGGCTTTGCCGATACCTTCCACATTATGATTTTTGTCGCTTTAGGCGGTGCCGTCCTTGGACTGCTGCTGCGCCGGGGCCGCAAATCGGAAAGCGGAGGCTCCAAAGAGAAAGTGGTGCCCGAAATCATGCACGGTTAA